In Apis cerana isolate GH-2021 linkage group LG5, AcerK_1.0, whole genome shotgun sequence, a single genomic region encodes these proteins:
- the LOC107994418 gene encoding uncharacterized protein LOC107994418 isoform X10, with amino-acid sequence MSVSPSTKEQPSLEMDGTPLEDNSLKVQNVARQDSGVPEDLASPLADADKLPNEDPDSTMNSDCNITVIHVTESTEANKPDPALNNDKKDYTGEGKDSKDGSDSGVEGCAAEVPRVRSRNSIDYASSCGGLDEASCDSSLVSCCSVYEDPCATLPDDVRLTTGGEGTSEGGSESSSIAGSVSARANRSNVKRTIPASAASKKKATATETQKSTRVKPTPLISAATPRSKPRTATPRNILSKAQPVTRDRARSREKSGIREGNNDNTASNSRVSTTFRSGATQMLPRTRTRPIPDSLPSMLTTEINKDLAQRGRGQSGSCRSRGGSSTRGARTPSSTPSEEVRKPLSTARVSYTARTETGKASSRSDKMSMSTDNKALDTYATLPRRNRNKMSIAKVGEKADKTVRSRSGSRDASLNRQVEKKSNAKENSTHKSLPPYPRHKIAEKTRIYHETSVQTGLTGHDIENALSGVPSVVTGPEVVERLHEGCQTEGTWEDMQAMQSDLKRLNEETMQQKEENEKLKAEIVEVNRMLKEEQADHAFARQELDRNAQRVLAMLGTPQSEHAEGSDSFLELECHLQSSGQVVANQQLEIADLQSLCRMLSRDLEKSLAAQKALLQQQQELEAESAEMQDFLQEEKATLADALKEAETELAKKEELLTKRELELERQTEECKHLVRISEQRRQENLSMSMKLNAVERRSRELLLTQGAAVSGAAVALSGLGTRLEGLVDQLITSYSISVKDLEDVIYHNEAYSRSNSSVESSPVSSKHSLKECTPSPKSGSFVSAVIGAIRNAATHPFATKNTDKKSSLESAKQIYKELSMESSSDLLDFETEPCLMMESVLEDVPLPDTYSHNMVSSSDSLRRALSFPETVDEGNLKKTRTNEECSSLTNLTQAILHRRKVENEEDDDCDSISESDTGTNDGPLASDYCPAVSLVDQVIDVDNLVTKLLKVLRIIQLDNDTCIQELKEEKSELETKLEVTVTELEELRKIVDNLHQSDEILSNSSDRRRSVMENCRLLIKEAGKEELKFDEPAVGNNSGPGGATNCEDLNANIAAQPSS; translated from the exons ATGAGCGTGTCGCCGAGCACCAAAGAGCAGCCGAGCCTCGAGATGGACGGAACACCTCTCGAGGACAATAGCTTAAAAGTGCAGAACGTGGCGAGGCAAGACTCGGGCGTCCCGGAGGATCTCGCGTCGCCGTTGGCCGACGCCGATAAGCTTCCAAACGAGGACCCGGACTCGACGATGAACAGCGACTGCAACATCACCGTGATCCACGTGACCGAGTCCACGGAAGCGAATAAACCTGATCCGGCTCTGAACAACGACAAGAAGGATTATACGGGCGAGGGGAAGGATAGCAAGGACGGAAGCGACAGTGGGGTGGAGGGTTGCGCCGCCGAGGTCCCGAGG GTACGGAGTCGGAACAGCATCGATTACGCGAGCAGTTGTGGCGGCCTTGACGAGGCGTCCTGCGATTCCAGTCTAGTCAGCTGTTGCTCCGTGTACGAGGACCCATGCGCAACTTTACCCGACGATGTCAGGTTGACCACAGGTGGAGAGGGGACCAGCGAGGGCGGCAGCGAAAGTTCCTCCATAGCGGGTAGCGTTTCCGCCCGTGCAAACCGGAGCAACGTTAAGAGAACTATACCCGCTTCTGCCGCGAGCAAGAAGAAGGCAACCGCGACAGAGACTCAGAAAAGCACGAGGGTAAAGCCAACACCGTTGATTTCGGCCGCTACTCCACGCTCCAAGCCGCGTACCGCAACGCCGAGGAATATTCTGAGCAAAGCGCAGCCTGTGACGAGGGACAGAGCCCGATCCAGGGAAAAATCGGGAATCAGAGAGGGCAATAATGATAACACGGCAAGTAATAGTCGAGTTTCAACGACATTCCGTTCAGGTGCGACCCAAATGCTGCCGCGAACGAGAACAAGACCTATTCCTGATTCACTGCCATCTATGCTCACCACAGAAATCAACAAGGATCTGGCGCAGCGTGGCCGAGGGCAGAGCGGCAGCTGCAGATCCAGAGGTGGGTCCAGCACGCGTGGTGCTCGCACTCCTAGCTCGACACCGTCCGAGGAGGTTCGAAAACCTCTGTCCACCGCCAGGGTATCGTACACAGCTCGTACGGAAACTGGGAAAGCTTCCTCTAGATCGGATAAGATGAGCATGAGCACGGATAACAAAGCTCTGGATACGTATGCCACGTTACCAAGAAGGAACAGGAACAAGATGAGCATTGCCAAGGTCGGTGAGAAGGCGGACAAAACCGTTAGAAGCAGATCTGGAAGTAGAGACGCGAGTTTGAATAGGCAGGTTGAAAAGAAGAGTAACGCCAAAGAGAACTCGACGCACAAAAGTCTGCCACCCTATCCGAGGCACAAGATTGCCGAGAAGACGCGTATTTATCATGAAACCAGCGTGCAGACTGGTCTGACTGGTCATGACATCGAGAATGCTTTGTCTGGAGTGCCAAGTGTCGTCACCGGGCCGGAAGTGGTTGAGAGGTTGCACGAAGGATGTCAAACGGAGGGCACGTGGGAGGATATGCAAGCGATGCAGAGTGACTTGAAACGGTTAAACGAAGAGACGATGCAACAAAAAGAGGAGAACGAGAAGCTGAAGGCTGAAATCGTCGAGGTGAACCGTATGCTTAAAGAGGAGCAGGCGGATCATGCGTTCGCCCGGCAAGAATTGGATAGAAATGCACAACGAGTATTGGCGATGCTTGGAACTCCGCAATCAGAGCATGCAG AAGGGAGTGACAGCTTTTTGGAGTTGGAATGTCATTTGCAATCGTCTGGACAAGTTGTAGCAAATCAACAGTTAGAGATAGCTGATTTACAATCTTTGTGCCGTATGTTGAGTAGG gATTTGGAGAAAAGTTTGGCTGCTCAGAAAGCGTTGCtacaacaacaacaagaaTTGGAGGCAGAATCGGCTGAGATGCAAGATTTCCTACAAGAAGAAAAAGCCACTTTAGCGGATGCTTTAAAAGAGGCTGAAACAGag cttgcaaaaaaagaagaactaTTAACGAAACgcgaattagaattagaaaggCAAACCGAAGAATGTAAGCATTTAGTACGAATTAGCGAACAACGaag acaagaaaatttatctatgaGCATGAAATTAAATGCAGTCGAACGACGAAGCAGGGAACTTTTACTCACACAAGGAGCTGCCGTTTCCGGAGCTGCGGTTGCGCTTTCCGGTCTTGGAACTAGGCTAGAAGGATTAGTAGACCAATTGATAACATCGTACAGTATCTCAGTAAAAGATCTCGAA GATGTGATATATCACAATGAAGCATATAGCAGAAGCAACAGTAGCGTCGAATCGAGTCCAGTTAGCTCTAAGCATAGCCTGAAAGAGTGTACACCCAGCCCGAAGAGTGGATCTTTCGTTTCCGCAGTGATTGGAGCAATCCGGAATGCGGCGACGCATCCTTTTGCAACGAAAAACACTGACAAAAAATCTTCTTTAGAATCAgctaaacaaatatataaag AATTAAGTATGGAATCATCGTCTGATTTGCTCGATTTTGAAACCGAGCCATGCCTGATGATGGAAAGTGTGTTAGAGGATGTTCCCTTACCCGATACGTACTCGCATAATATGGTGTCGAGTAGTGATTCACTTCGCAGAGCTTTAAGCTTTCCGGAAACCGTAGACGAAGGTAATCTGAAAAAGACGCGTACCAATGAGGAGTGTTCAAGTCTTACGAATCTCACGCAAGCAATTTTACATCGTCGTAAG GTTGAAAATGAGGAAGATGATGATTGCGATTCCATCAGCGAATCTGATACCGGTACGAATGATGGTCCGTTAGCTTCGGATTATTGTCCGGCTGTTAGTCTTGTTGATCAAGTTATTGATGTAGATAATCTTGTTACGAAATTACTAAAAGTATTGCGAATAATACAGCTCGATAATGATACATGCATACAGGAGCTGAAAGAAgagaa GTCTGAATTAGAAACGAAATTGGAAGTGACTGTAACGGAGTTGGAAGAATTGCGTAAAATTGTGGACAACTTGCATCAATCAGACGAAATTCTAAGCAACAGTTCGGACAGGAGACGTAGCGTGATGGAAAACTGTCGTTTGCTGATCAAAGAG GCGGGTAAggaggaattaaaatttgacgAGCCCGCAGTTGGTAATAATAGTGGTCCTGGAGGAGCTACGAATTGTGAAGATCTCAACGCGAACATAGCCGCTCAACCATCTTCCTAA
- the LOC107994418 gene encoding uncharacterized protein LOC107994418 isoform X3, with protein sequence MHEKDICKDMKYSEMNGNREMSVSPSTKEQPSLEMDGTPLEDNSLKVQNVARQDSGVPEDLASPLADADKLPNEDPDSTMNSDCNITVIHVTESTEANKPDPALNNDKKDYTGEGKDSKDGSDSGVEGCAAEVPRVRSRNSIDYASSCGGLDEASCDSSLVSCCSVYEDPCATLPDDVRLTTGGEGTSEGGSESSSIAGSVSARANRSNVKRTIPASAASKKKATATETQKSTRVKPTPLISAATPRSKPRTATPRNILSKAQPVTRDRARSREKSGIREGNNDNTASNSRVSTTFRSGATQMLPRTRTRPIPDSLPSMLTTEINKDLAQRGRGQSGSCRSRGGSSTRGARTPSSTPSEEVRKPLSTARVSYTARTETGKASSRSDKMSMSTDNKALDTYATLPRRNRNKMSIAKVGEKADKTVRSRSGSRDASLNRQVEKKSNAKENSTHKSLPPYPRHKIAEKTRIYHETSVQTGLTGHDIENALSGVPSVVTGPEVVERLHEGCQTEGTWEDMQAMQSDLKRLNEETMQQKEENEKLKAEIVEVNRMLKEEQADHAFARQELDRNAQRVLAMLGTPQSEHAEGSDSFLELECHLQSSGQVVANQQLEIADLQSLCRMLSRDLEKSLAAQKALLQQQQELEAESAEMQDFLQEEKATLADALKEAETELAKKEELLTKRELELERQTEECKHLVRISEQRRQENLSMSMKLNAVERRSRELLLTQGAAVSGAAVALSGLGTRLEGLVDQLITSYSISVKDLEDVIYHNEAYSRSNSSVESSPVSSKHSLKECTPSPKSGSFVSAVIGAIRNAATHPFATKNTDKKSSLESAKQIYKELSMESSSDLLDFETEPCLMMESVLEDVPLPDTYSHNMVSSSDSLRRALSFPETVDEGNLKKTRTNEECSSLTNLTQAILHRRKVENEEDDDCDSISESDTGTNDGPLASDYCPAVSLVDQVIDVDNLVTKLLKVLRIIQLDNDTCIQELKEEKSELETKLEVTVTELEELRKIVDNLHQSDEILSNSSDRRRSVMENCRLLIKEAGKEELKFDEPAVGNNSGPGGATNCEDLNANIAAQPSS encoded by the exons AATGGCAACCGGGAAATGAGCGTGTCGCCGAGCACCAAAGAGCAGCCGAGCCTCGAGATGGACGGAACACCTCTCGAGGACAATAGCTTAAAAGTGCAGAACGTGGCGAGGCAAGACTCGGGCGTCCCGGAGGATCTCGCGTCGCCGTTGGCCGACGCCGATAAGCTTCCAAACGAGGACCCGGACTCGACGATGAACAGCGACTGCAACATCACCGTGATCCACGTGACCGAGTCCACGGAAGCGAATAAACCTGATCCGGCTCTGAACAACGACAAGAAGGATTATACGGGCGAGGGGAAGGATAGCAAGGACGGAAGCGACAGTGGGGTGGAGGGTTGCGCCGCCGAGGTCCCGAGG GTACGGAGTCGGAACAGCATCGATTACGCGAGCAGTTGTGGCGGCCTTGACGAGGCGTCCTGCGATTCCAGTCTAGTCAGCTGTTGCTCCGTGTACGAGGACCCATGCGCAACTTTACCCGACGATGTCAGGTTGACCACAGGTGGAGAGGGGACCAGCGAGGGCGGCAGCGAAAGTTCCTCCATAGCGGGTAGCGTTTCCGCCCGTGCAAACCGGAGCAACGTTAAGAGAACTATACCCGCTTCTGCCGCGAGCAAGAAGAAGGCAACCGCGACAGAGACTCAGAAAAGCACGAGGGTAAAGCCAACACCGTTGATTTCGGCCGCTACTCCACGCTCCAAGCCGCGTACCGCAACGCCGAGGAATATTCTGAGCAAAGCGCAGCCTGTGACGAGGGACAGAGCCCGATCCAGGGAAAAATCGGGAATCAGAGAGGGCAATAATGATAACACGGCAAGTAATAGTCGAGTTTCAACGACATTCCGTTCAGGTGCGACCCAAATGCTGCCGCGAACGAGAACAAGACCTATTCCTGATTCACTGCCATCTATGCTCACCACAGAAATCAACAAGGATCTGGCGCAGCGTGGCCGAGGGCAGAGCGGCAGCTGCAGATCCAGAGGTGGGTCCAGCACGCGTGGTGCTCGCACTCCTAGCTCGACACCGTCCGAGGAGGTTCGAAAACCTCTGTCCACCGCCAGGGTATCGTACACAGCTCGTACGGAAACTGGGAAAGCTTCCTCTAGATCGGATAAGATGAGCATGAGCACGGATAACAAAGCTCTGGATACGTATGCCACGTTACCAAGAAGGAACAGGAACAAGATGAGCATTGCCAAGGTCGGTGAGAAGGCGGACAAAACCGTTAGAAGCAGATCTGGAAGTAGAGACGCGAGTTTGAATAGGCAGGTTGAAAAGAAGAGTAACGCCAAAGAGAACTCGACGCACAAAAGTCTGCCACCCTATCCGAGGCACAAGATTGCCGAGAAGACGCGTATTTATCATGAAACCAGCGTGCAGACTGGTCTGACTGGTCATGACATCGAGAATGCTTTGTCTGGAGTGCCAAGTGTCGTCACCGGGCCGGAAGTGGTTGAGAGGTTGCACGAAGGATGTCAAACGGAGGGCACGTGGGAGGATATGCAAGCGATGCAGAGTGACTTGAAACGGTTAAACGAAGAGACGATGCAACAAAAAGAGGAGAACGAGAAGCTGAAGGCTGAAATCGTCGAGGTGAACCGTATGCTTAAAGAGGAGCAGGCGGATCATGCGTTCGCCCGGCAAGAATTGGATAGAAATGCACAACGAGTATTGGCGATGCTTGGAACTCCGCAATCAGAGCATGCAG AAGGGAGTGACAGCTTTTTGGAGTTGGAATGTCATTTGCAATCGTCTGGACAAGTTGTAGCAAATCAACAGTTAGAGATAGCTGATTTACAATCTTTGTGCCGTATGTTGAGTAGG gATTTGGAGAAAAGTTTGGCTGCTCAGAAAGCGTTGCtacaacaacaacaagaaTTGGAGGCAGAATCGGCTGAGATGCAAGATTTCCTACAAGAAGAAAAAGCCACTTTAGCGGATGCTTTAAAAGAGGCTGAAACAGag cttgcaaaaaaagaagaactaTTAACGAAACgcgaattagaattagaaaggCAAACCGAAGAATGTAAGCATTTAGTACGAATTAGCGAACAACGaag acaagaaaatttatctatgaGCATGAAATTAAATGCAGTCGAACGACGAAGCAGGGAACTTTTACTCACACAAGGAGCTGCCGTTTCCGGAGCTGCGGTTGCGCTTTCCGGTCTTGGAACTAGGCTAGAAGGATTAGTAGACCAATTGATAACATCGTACAGTATCTCAGTAAAAGATCTCGAA GATGTGATATATCACAATGAAGCATATAGCAGAAGCAACAGTAGCGTCGAATCGAGTCCAGTTAGCTCTAAGCATAGCCTGAAAGAGTGTACACCCAGCCCGAAGAGTGGATCTTTCGTTTCCGCAGTGATTGGAGCAATCCGGAATGCGGCGACGCATCCTTTTGCAACGAAAAACACTGACAAAAAATCTTCTTTAGAATCAgctaaacaaatatataaag AATTAAGTATGGAATCATCGTCTGATTTGCTCGATTTTGAAACCGAGCCATGCCTGATGATGGAAAGTGTGTTAGAGGATGTTCCCTTACCCGATACGTACTCGCATAATATGGTGTCGAGTAGTGATTCACTTCGCAGAGCTTTAAGCTTTCCGGAAACCGTAGACGAAGGTAATCTGAAAAAGACGCGTACCAATGAGGAGTGTTCAAGTCTTACGAATCTCACGCAAGCAATTTTACATCGTCGTAAG GTTGAAAATGAGGAAGATGATGATTGCGATTCCATCAGCGAATCTGATACCGGTACGAATGATGGTCCGTTAGCTTCGGATTATTGTCCGGCTGTTAGTCTTGTTGATCAAGTTATTGATGTAGATAATCTTGTTACGAAATTACTAAAAGTATTGCGAATAATACAGCTCGATAATGATACATGCATACAGGAGCTGAAAGAAgagaa GTCTGAATTAGAAACGAAATTGGAAGTGACTGTAACGGAGTTGGAAGAATTGCGTAAAATTGTGGACAACTTGCATCAATCAGACGAAATTCTAAGCAACAGTTCGGACAGGAGACGTAGCGTGATGGAAAACTGTCGTTTGCTGATCAAAGAG GCGGGTAAggaggaattaaaatttgacgAGCCCGCAGTTGGTAATAATAGTGGTCCTGGAGGAGCTACGAATTGTGAAGATCTCAACGCGAACATAGCCGCTCAACCATCTTCCTAA
- the LOC107994418 gene encoding uncharacterized protein LOC107994418 isoform X7 translates to MPDSRNGNREMSVSPSTKEQPSLEMDGTPLEDNSLKVQNVARQDSGVPEDLASPLADADKLPNEDPDSTMNSDCNITVIHVTESTEANKPDPALNNDKKDYTGEGKDSKDGSDSGVEGCAAEVPRVRSRNSIDYASSCGGLDEASCDSSLVSCCSVYEDPCATLPDDVRLTTGGEGTSEGGSESSSIAGSVSARANRSNVKRTIPASAASKKKATATETQKSTRVKPTPLISAATPRSKPRTATPRNILSKAQPVTRDRARSREKSGIREGNNDNTASNSRVSTTFRSGATQMLPRTRTRPIPDSLPSMLTTEINKDLAQRGRGQSGSCRSRGGSSTRGARTPSSTPSEEVRKPLSTARVSYTARTETGKASSRSDKMSMSTDNKALDTYATLPRRNRNKMSIAKVGEKADKTVRSRSGSRDASLNRQVEKKSNAKENSTHKSLPPYPRHKIAEKTRIYHETSVQTGLTGHDIENALSGVPSVVTGPEVVERLHEGCQTEGTWEDMQAMQSDLKRLNEETMQQKEENEKLKAEIVEVNRMLKEEQADHAFARQELDRNAQRVLAMLGTPQSEHAEGSDSFLELECHLQSSGQVVANQQLEIADLQSLCRMLSRDLEKSLAAQKALLQQQQELEAESAEMQDFLQEEKATLADALKEAETELAKKEELLTKRELELERQTEECKHLVRISEQRRQENLSMSMKLNAVERRSRELLLTQGAAVSGAAVALSGLGTRLEGLVDQLITSYSISVKDLEDVIYHNEAYSRSNSSVESSPVSSKHSLKECTPSPKSGSFVSAVIGAIRNAATHPFATKNTDKKSSLESAKQIYKELSMESSSDLLDFETEPCLMMESVLEDVPLPDTYSHNMVSSSDSLRRALSFPETVDEGNLKKTRTNEECSSLTNLTQAILHRRKVENEEDDDCDSISESDTGTNDGPLASDYCPAVSLVDQVIDVDNLVTKLLKVLRIIQLDNDTCIQELKEEKSELETKLEVTVTELEELRKIVDNLHQSDEILSNSSDRRRSVMENCRLLIKEAGKEELKFDEPAVGNNSGPGGATNCEDLNANIAAQPSS, encoded by the exons AATGGCAACCGGGAAATGAGCGTGTCGCCGAGCACCAAAGAGCAGCCGAGCCTCGAGATGGACGGAACACCTCTCGAGGACAATAGCTTAAAAGTGCAGAACGTGGCGAGGCAAGACTCGGGCGTCCCGGAGGATCTCGCGTCGCCGTTGGCCGACGCCGATAAGCTTCCAAACGAGGACCCGGACTCGACGATGAACAGCGACTGCAACATCACCGTGATCCACGTGACCGAGTCCACGGAAGCGAATAAACCTGATCCGGCTCTGAACAACGACAAGAAGGATTATACGGGCGAGGGGAAGGATAGCAAGGACGGAAGCGACAGTGGGGTGGAGGGTTGCGCCGCCGAGGTCCCGAGG GTACGGAGTCGGAACAGCATCGATTACGCGAGCAGTTGTGGCGGCCTTGACGAGGCGTCCTGCGATTCCAGTCTAGTCAGCTGTTGCTCCGTGTACGAGGACCCATGCGCAACTTTACCCGACGATGTCAGGTTGACCACAGGTGGAGAGGGGACCAGCGAGGGCGGCAGCGAAAGTTCCTCCATAGCGGGTAGCGTTTCCGCCCGTGCAAACCGGAGCAACGTTAAGAGAACTATACCCGCTTCTGCCGCGAGCAAGAAGAAGGCAACCGCGACAGAGACTCAGAAAAGCACGAGGGTAAAGCCAACACCGTTGATTTCGGCCGCTACTCCACGCTCCAAGCCGCGTACCGCAACGCCGAGGAATATTCTGAGCAAAGCGCAGCCTGTGACGAGGGACAGAGCCCGATCCAGGGAAAAATCGGGAATCAGAGAGGGCAATAATGATAACACGGCAAGTAATAGTCGAGTTTCAACGACATTCCGTTCAGGTGCGACCCAAATGCTGCCGCGAACGAGAACAAGACCTATTCCTGATTCACTGCCATCTATGCTCACCACAGAAATCAACAAGGATCTGGCGCAGCGTGGCCGAGGGCAGAGCGGCAGCTGCAGATCCAGAGGTGGGTCCAGCACGCGTGGTGCTCGCACTCCTAGCTCGACACCGTCCGAGGAGGTTCGAAAACCTCTGTCCACCGCCAGGGTATCGTACACAGCTCGTACGGAAACTGGGAAAGCTTCCTCTAGATCGGATAAGATGAGCATGAGCACGGATAACAAAGCTCTGGATACGTATGCCACGTTACCAAGAAGGAACAGGAACAAGATGAGCATTGCCAAGGTCGGTGAGAAGGCGGACAAAACCGTTAGAAGCAGATCTGGAAGTAGAGACGCGAGTTTGAATAGGCAGGTTGAAAAGAAGAGTAACGCCAAAGAGAACTCGACGCACAAAAGTCTGCCACCCTATCCGAGGCACAAGATTGCCGAGAAGACGCGTATTTATCATGAAACCAGCGTGCAGACTGGTCTGACTGGTCATGACATCGAGAATGCTTTGTCTGGAGTGCCAAGTGTCGTCACCGGGCCGGAAGTGGTTGAGAGGTTGCACGAAGGATGTCAAACGGAGGGCACGTGGGAGGATATGCAAGCGATGCAGAGTGACTTGAAACGGTTAAACGAAGAGACGATGCAACAAAAAGAGGAGAACGAGAAGCTGAAGGCTGAAATCGTCGAGGTGAACCGTATGCTTAAAGAGGAGCAGGCGGATCATGCGTTCGCCCGGCAAGAATTGGATAGAAATGCACAACGAGTATTGGCGATGCTTGGAACTCCGCAATCAGAGCATGCAG AAGGGAGTGACAGCTTTTTGGAGTTGGAATGTCATTTGCAATCGTCTGGACAAGTTGTAGCAAATCAACAGTTAGAGATAGCTGATTTACAATCTTTGTGCCGTATGTTGAGTAGG gATTTGGAGAAAAGTTTGGCTGCTCAGAAAGCGTTGCtacaacaacaacaagaaTTGGAGGCAGAATCGGCTGAGATGCAAGATTTCCTACAAGAAGAAAAAGCCACTTTAGCGGATGCTTTAAAAGAGGCTGAAACAGag cttgcaaaaaaagaagaactaTTAACGAAACgcgaattagaattagaaaggCAAACCGAAGAATGTAAGCATTTAGTACGAATTAGCGAACAACGaag acaagaaaatttatctatgaGCATGAAATTAAATGCAGTCGAACGACGAAGCAGGGAACTTTTACTCACACAAGGAGCTGCCGTTTCCGGAGCTGCGGTTGCGCTTTCCGGTCTTGGAACTAGGCTAGAAGGATTAGTAGACCAATTGATAACATCGTACAGTATCTCAGTAAAAGATCTCGAA GATGTGATATATCACAATGAAGCATATAGCAGAAGCAACAGTAGCGTCGAATCGAGTCCAGTTAGCTCTAAGCATAGCCTGAAAGAGTGTACACCCAGCCCGAAGAGTGGATCTTTCGTTTCCGCAGTGATTGGAGCAATCCGGAATGCGGCGACGCATCCTTTTGCAACGAAAAACACTGACAAAAAATCTTCTTTAGAATCAgctaaacaaatatataaag AATTAAGTATGGAATCATCGTCTGATTTGCTCGATTTTGAAACCGAGCCATGCCTGATGATGGAAAGTGTGTTAGAGGATGTTCCCTTACCCGATACGTACTCGCATAATATGGTGTCGAGTAGTGATTCACTTCGCAGAGCTTTAAGCTTTCCGGAAACCGTAGACGAAGGTAATCTGAAAAAGACGCGTACCAATGAGGAGTGTTCAAGTCTTACGAATCTCACGCAAGCAATTTTACATCGTCGTAAG GTTGAAAATGAGGAAGATGATGATTGCGATTCCATCAGCGAATCTGATACCGGTACGAATGATGGTCCGTTAGCTTCGGATTATTGTCCGGCTGTTAGTCTTGTTGATCAAGTTATTGATGTAGATAATCTTGTTACGAAATTACTAAAAGTATTGCGAATAATACAGCTCGATAATGATACATGCATACAGGAGCTGAAAGAAgagaa GTCTGAATTAGAAACGAAATTGGAAGTGACTGTAACGGAGTTGGAAGAATTGCGTAAAATTGTGGACAACTTGCATCAATCAGACGAAATTCTAAGCAACAGTTCGGACAGGAGACGTAGCGTGATGGAAAACTGTCGTTTGCTGATCAAAGAG GCGGGTAAggaggaattaaaatttgacgAGCCCGCAGTTGGTAATAATAGTGGTCCTGGAGGAGCTACGAATTGTGAAGATCTCAACGCGAACATAGCCGCTCAACCATCTTCCTAA